TGCCGACCACGAGGCCGAGCCGGTGGCGGAGTGGCTTGCGTCGCTGGGCATCCACGCCTTTGTGCTGCGGTACCGGGTTGCGCCGCACCGACACCCGGCGCCTTTGTGGGACGCGAAGGCCGCCCTCGCCTGGATCCGGAGCGGCCGCCACGGACTCACCGTGGACGGTTCCCGCGTGGGCGTGCTGGGCTTCTCCGCTGGAGGGCACCTGGCAGCCACGCTGGCAGCCGGCGTCCCCACCGGCGACGACGCACTTGACGTGAACGGTTCCCGGCCGGACCTGTCCATCCTGTGCTACCCCGTGGTGTCCTTCGAATCGGCCGTGCACCAGGGCAGCATCAACAACCTGTTGGGCGCCACGCAGTCGCCCGAACTCCTGGCAGGGCTCTCTGCCGAGCGGACCGTCACGGGCCAGACTCCCCCGGCCTTCATCTGGCACACTTCCGACGACAGCGCGGTGGATGCAGGACACAGCCTCCGGTATGCGCTGGCGCTGCGCGCCGCCCGCATTCCTGCCGAGCTCCACGTCTTTCCGCATGGCCGGCACGGGCTGGGCCTGGCCGCCGGCGTCGCCGGCGTGGAGCGGTGGACAGAGCTGTGCGCCACCTGGCTGGCCGGGCACGGCTGGACCTCCGGGTAAGGCCGGCGGCCGAGGCCAATGCAGCGGGATGGCGTTCAGCAGCGCGGGTGACCGGACTAGCCTGTTTCCATGACCCTCCAGCGACCTGGCAGACGCGCGCCGGTGAGCCCCCCGTTACCTTCTTAGTAGCCCTTATCGAGTAAGAATTGGGGTTGTTGGCCTG
This genomic window from Arthrobacter sp. 24S4-2 contains:
- a CDS encoding alpha/beta hydrolase → MVPARSGPAAPSAAVLVLPGGGYERHADHEAEPVAEWLASLGIHAFVLRYRVAPHRHPAPLWDAKAALAWIRSGRHGLTVDGSRVGVLGFSAGGHLAATLAAGVPTGDDALDVNGSRPDLSILCYPVVSFESAVHQGSINNLLGATQSPELLAGLSAERTVTGQTPPAFIWHTSDDSAVDAGHSLRYALALRAARIPAELHVFPHGRHGLGLAAGVAGVERWTELCATWLAGHGWTSG